A stretch of the Macaca mulatta isolate MMU2019108-1 chromosome 16, T2T-MMU8v2.0, whole genome shotgun sequence genome encodes the following:
- the STAT3 gene encoding signal transducer and activator of transcription 3 isoform X9 gives MAQWNQLQQLDTRYLEQLHQLYSDSFPMELRQFLAPWIESQDWAYAASKESHATLVFHNLLGEIDQQYSRFLQESNVLYQHNLRRIKQFLQSRYLEKPMEIARIVARCLWEESRLLQTAATAAQQGGQANHPTAAVVTEKQQMLEQHLQDVRKRVQDLEQKMKVVENLQDDFDFNYKTLKSQGGQGVSPSSADMQDLNGNNQSVTRQKMQQLEQMLTALDQMRRSIVSELAGLLSAMEYVQKTLTDEELADWKRRQQIACIGGPPNICLDRLENWITSLAESQLQTRQQIKKLEELQQKVSYKGDPIVQHRPMLEERIVELFRNLMKSAFVVERQPCMPMHPDRPLVIKTGVQFTTKVRLLVKFPELNYQLKIKVCIDKDSGDVAALRGSRKFNILGTNTKVMNMEESNNGSLSAEFKHLTLREQRCGNGGRANCDASLIVTEELHLITFETEVYHQGLKIDLETHSLPVVVISNICQMPNAWASILWYNMLTNNPKNVNFFTKPPIGTWDQVAEVLSWQFSSTTKRGLSIEQLTTLAEKLLGPGVNYSGCQITWAKFCKENMAGKGFSFWVWLDNIIDLVKKYILALWNEGYIMGFISKERERAILSTKPPGTFLLRFSESSKEGGVTFTWVEKDISGKTQIQSVEPYTKQQLNNMSFAEIIMGYKIMDATNILVSPLVYLYPDIPKEEAFGKYCRPESQEHPEADPGSAAPYLKTKFICVTPFIDAVWK, from the exons ATGGCCCAATGGAATCAGCTACAGCAGCTTGACACACGGTACCTGGAGCAGCTCCATCAGCTCTACAGTGACAGCTTCCCAATGGAGTTGCGGCAGTTTCTGGCCCCTTGGATTGAGAGTCAAGATTG GGCATATGCGGCCAGCAAAGAATCACATGCCACTTTGGTGTTTCATAATCTCCTGGGCGAGATTGACCAGCAGTATAGCCGCTTCCTGCAAGAATCGAATGTTCTCTATCAGCACAATCTACGAAGAATCAAGCAGTTTCTTCAG AGCAGGTATCTTGAGAAGCCAATGGAGATTGCCCGGATTGTGGCCCGGTGCCTGTGGGAAGAGTCACGCCTCCTACAGACTGCAGCCACTGCGGCCCAG CAAGGGGGCCAGGCCAACCACCCCACAGCAGCTGTGGTGACGGAGAAGCAGCAGATGCTGGAGCAGCACCTTCAGGATGTCCGGAAGAGAGTACAG GATCtagaacagaaaatgaaagtggTAGAGAATCTCCAGGATGACTTTGATTTCAACTATAAAACCCTCAAGAGTCAAGGAG GTCAAGGAGTTTCTCCTTCCTCCGCAGACATGCAAGATCTGAATGGAAACAACCAGTCAGTGACCAGGCAGAAGATGCAGCAGCTGGAACAGATGCTCACTGCGCTGGACCAGATGCGGAGA AGCATCGTGAGTGAGCTGGCGGGGCTTTTGTCAGCGATGGAGTACGTGCAGAAAACTCTCACAGACGAGGAGCTGGCTGACTGGAAGAGGCGGCAACAGATTGCCTGCATTGGAGGTCCGCCCAACATCTGCCTAGATCGGCTAGAAAACTG GATAACGTCATTAGCAGAATCTCAACTTCAGACCCGTCAACAAATTAAGAAACTGGAGGAGTTGCAGCAAAAAGTGTCCTACAAAGGGGACCCCATTGTACAGCACCGGCCGATGCTGGAGGAGAGAATCGTGGAGCTGTTCAGAAACTTAATGAAAAG TGCCTTTGTGGTGGAGCGGCAGCCCTGCATGCCCATGCATCCCGACCGGCCCCTTGTCATCAAGACCGGCGTCCAGTTCACTACCAAAGTCAG gtTGCTGGTCAAATTCCCTGAGTTAAATTATCAACTTAAAATTAAAGTGTGCATTGACAA AGACTCTGGGGATGTTGCAGCTCTCAGAGG ATCCCGGAAATTTAACATTCTGGGCACAAACACCAAAGTGATGAACATGGAAGAGTCCAACAACGGCAGCCTCTCTGCAGAATTCAAACACTTG acCCTGAGGGAGCAGAGATGTGGGAATGGGGGCCGAGCCAATTGTGAT GCTTCCCTGATTGTGACTGAGGAGCTGCACCTGATCACCTTTGAGACAGAGGTATATCACCAAGGCCTCAAGATTGACCTAGAG ACCCACTCCTTGCCAGTTGTGGTGATCTCCAACATCTGTCAGATGCCAAATGCCTGGGCGTCCATCCTGTGGTACAACATGCTGACCAACAACCCCAAG AACGTAAACTTTTTTACCAAGCCCCCAATCGGAACCTGGGATCAAGTGGCCGAGGTCCTGAGCTGGCAGTTCTCCTCCACCACCAAGCGAGGACTGAGCATCGAGCAGCTGACTACACTGGCGGAGAAACTCTTGG gacCTGGCGTGAATTATTCAGGGTGTCAGATCACATGGGCTAAATTTTGCAAA GAAAACATGGCTGGCAAGGGCTTCTCCTTCTGGGTCTGGCTGGACAATATCATTGACCTTGTGAAAAAGTACATCCTGGCCCTTTGGAATGAAGG GTACATCATGGGCTTTATCAGTAAGGAGCGGGAGCGGGCCATCTTGAGCACCAAGCCTCCAGGCACCTTTCTGCTAAGATTCAGTGAAAGCAGCAAAGAAGGCGGCGTCACTTTCACTTGGGTGGAGAAGGACATCAGTG GTAAGACCCAGATCCAGTCCGTGGAACCATACACCAAGCAGCAGTTGAACAACATGTCATTTGCTGAAATCATCATGGGCTATAAGATCATGGATGCTACCAATATTCTGGTGTCTCCGCTGGTCTATCTCTACCCTGACATTCCCAAGGAGGAGGCATTCGGAAAGTATTGTCGGCCAGAGAGCCAGGAGCATCCTGAAGCTGACCCAGGTA GCGCCGCCCCATACCTGAAGACCAAGTTTATCTGTGTGACACC ATTCATTGATGCAGTTTGGAAATAA